From Lolium perenne isolate Kyuss_39 chromosome 5, Kyuss_2.0, whole genome shotgun sequence, a single genomic window includes:
- the LOC127304091 gene encoding uncharacterized protein has product MEFKVTVTTRAATMEKWIYRVSKDFLCDASAKIVGLDCEFTDKVKGIKQKLLPEDKRQRAAVLQLCVANDIILFQIFQATKVPCLLKKFLSSEKIWFFGAAIDMDRRMLMPYGLNIKCAFDLQKMINIHKLDPGVKNKRIPSLYDLSNAVLGTNLEKKVLVL; this is encoded by the exons ATGGAATTCAAGGTCACCGTAACTACAAGGGCTGCAACAATGGAGAAGTGGATCTACCGCGTATCCAAAGATTTCCTTTGCGACGCCAGCGCAAAGATCGTTGGTCTTGATTGCGAGTTCACTGACAAAGTGAAAGGAATCAAGCAGAAACTTCTTCCAGAGGATAAACGGCAACGTGCAGCAGTTTTGCAGCTATGTGTTGCCAATGATATCATTCTTTTTCAG ATATTTCAGGCAACAAAGGTTCCATGTTTGTTAAAGAAATTCTTGAGCTCGGAGAAGATCTGGTTCTTTGGTGCAGCAATTGATATGGATCGCAGGATGCTGATGCCTTACGGATTAAACATCAAGTGTGCGTTCgacttgcagaagatgatcaataTTCATAAATTAGATCCTGGTGTTAAGAATAAAAGAATACCATCACTCTATGACCTGTCAAATGCTGTGTTGGGGACAAATTTGGAAAAGAAAG TGCTCGTGCTGTGA